The following are encoded in a window of Rhizobium sp. WYJ-E13 genomic DNA:
- the glyS gene encoding glycine--tRNA ligase subunit beta, translating into MPNLLLELRSEEIPARMQRKAAGDLKKLLTDALVEAGLTYEGAREYWTPRRLTLDIHGLTARSADIREERKGPRTDANEKAIEGFLRGAGLSSVSEAQIVSDPKKGDFYVAVISKPGRAAEEIIAEVMPGIIKDFPWPKSMRWGKASSQPGSLRWVRPLQSIVCTFGSEHEETVVIPFEIDGIIASNVTYGHRFHAPDAITVKRFDDYVSNLEKAKVILDAERRKDIILHDARDIAFASGLELVEDEALLEEVSGLVEWPQVLMGSFEEDYLSIPSEIIRLTIKTNQKCFVTRKQGEETLSNKFILVSNIQAADGGKEIIHGNGKVVRARLSDALHFWKRDQGNLPDLETLDSSAKKFDLDLAKPLDQRMAKLDALDVTFHAKLGTQGDRVERIRALAAKIAMPASADYKVVDRAVVLCKADLRTEAVGEFPELQGVMGRKYAVLQGENISVSTAIEDHYKPQGPSDRVPEDRAAITVALADKLDTLIGFWAIDEKPTGSKDPFALRRAALGIIRILLEQRVRVTLLPRIVSHMQRIDSDIGASVDADDLSRQFDLLSFFHDRLKVYLRDQGARHDLIDAVLTPEADDLLMVARRVEALTAFITSEDGINLLAGTKRATQLLAAEEKKGTVVADGVSEALLKLDAEKELFAAITKASSDAAGAVAHEDFRSAMEALSKLRAPVDRFFTDVLVNDEDAAIRANRLALLRMIRAATGTVADFSKIAG; encoded by the coding sequence ATGCCGAACCTGCTTCTCGAACTTCGCTCCGAAGAGATCCCCGCCCGCATGCAGCGCAAGGCCGCCGGTGACCTCAAGAAGCTCCTCACCGATGCCCTGGTGGAAGCAGGACTGACCTATGAGGGGGCGCGTGAATACTGGACGCCGCGCCGCCTGACACTCGACATTCACGGCCTGACGGCCCGCTCCGCCGATATCCGCGAAGAACGCAAGGGGCCGCGCACCGACGCCAACGAGAAGGCGATCGAAGGCTTCCTGCGCGGCGCCGGCCTGTCCTCGGTTTCCGAAGCGCAGATCGTCAGCGATCCGAAGAAGGGCGATTTCTACGTCGCCGTCATCTCCAAGCCAGGCAGAGCCGCCGAAGAGATCATCGCCGAAGTCATGCCCGGCATCATCAAGGATTTTCCGTGGCCGAAATCGATGCGCTGGGGCAAGGCTTCTTCGCAGCCCGGCTCGCTGCGTTGGGTTCGCCCGCTGCAATCGATCGTGTGCACCTTCGGCAGCGAGCATGAAGAAACCGTCGTCATCCCCTTCGAGATCGACGGTATCATCGCTTCCAACGTGACCTATGGCCATCGCTTCCATGCGCCCGATGCCATTACCGTCAAGCGCTTCGACGACTACGTCTCGAACCTCGAAAAGGCGAAAGTCATTCTCGACGCGGAGCGCCGCAAGGACATCATCCTGCATGACGCACGCGACATCGCTTTCGCCAGCGGACTGGAACTGGTGGAAGACGAAGCGCTGCTGGAAGAGGTGTCCGGCCTCGTCGAATGGCCGCAGGTGCTGATGGGCTCTTTCGAGGAAGATTATCTCTCGATCCCCTCGGAGATCATCCGCCTGACGATCAAGACGAACCAGAAGTGCTTCGTCACCCGCAAACAGGGCGAGGAGACGCTTTCGAACAAGTTCATTCTCGTCTCCAACATCCAGGCGGCGGATGGCGGCAAGGAAATCATTCACGGCAATGGTAAGGTCGTGCGCGCCCGCCTCTCCGATGCGCTGCATTTCTGGAAGCGCGATCAGGGCAACCTGCCGGACCTCGAAACGCTTGATAGCTCCGCGAAGAAATTCGATCTCGACCTTGCCAAGCCGCTCGACCAGCGCATGGCAAAGCTCGATGCGCTTGATGTCACCTTCCATGCCAAGCTCGGCACGCAAGGTGACCGCGTCGAGCGCATCCGGGCGCTGGCCGCCAAAATCGCCATGCCTGCCAGCGCCGACTACAAGGTCGTGGACCGCGCCGTCGTTCTCTGCAAGGCAGACCTACGCACCGAAGCCGTTGGAGAGTTCCCGGAACTACAGGGCGTCATGGGCCGTAAATATGCTGTTCTGCAGGGCGAAAACATCTCCGTTTCGACGGCCATCGAAGATCACTATAAGCCTCAGGGTCCGTCGGACCGCGTGCCCGAGGACAGGGCGGCGATCACCGTAGCGCTTGCCGACAAGCTTGATACGCTCATCGGCTTCTGGGCGATTGACGAGAAGCCGACAGGCTCGAAGGACCCGTTTGCGCTGCGCCGCGCCGCACTCGGCATCATCCGCATCCTGCTCGAACAGCGCGTCCGGGTGACGCTGCTGCCGCGCATCGTCTCTCATATGCAGCGGATAGATTCCGATATCGGCGCAAGTGTTGACGCAGACGACCTGTCGCGTCAGTTCGACCTGCTCTCGTTCTTCCACGATCGCCTGAAGGTCTATCTACGCGATCAGGGCGCTCGCCACGACCTCATCGATGCCGTGCTGACGCCTGAAGCTGACGATCTCCTGATGGTCGCCCGCCGTGTCGAGGCGCTGACGGCCTTCATCACCTCGGAAGATGGAATCAACCTGCTTGCCGGCACCAAGCGAGCCACGCAGCTTCTGGCCGCCGAGGAGAAGAAGGGCACCGTTGTTGCAGATGGTGTTTCCGAAGCGCTGCTGAAGCTCGATGCCGAAAAGGAACTGTTCGCTGCCATCACCAAGGCTTCGTCCGACGCTGCCGGCGCGGTTGCTCACGAAGATTTCCGTTCGGCCATGGAAGCGCTCTCGAAGCTTCGCGCACCCGTCGACCGCTTCTTCACCGACGTGCTCGTCAATG
- a CDS encoding Tex family protein: MAADLRSLAASISAEINARPDQAKAAIELLDEGATVPFIARYRKEVTGGLDDTQLRTLAERLVYLRELESRRDTIIDSINGQGKMTDELMAKLAGAATKAELEDLYLPYKPKRRTRAEIARERGLGPLAEAILADRAKEPAALAEAYITADVADVKTALEGARDIVAEGFAENADLLGKLRAHMRNAALLKAKVVEGKEAAGEKFSDYFDHSERWATAPGHRALAMLRGWNEEVLTLTIEADAEIASPNKPVERMIAAAYEIGSARPGDRWLMDVASWTWRVKLSMSLSLDLMRELRERAEEEAIHVFARNLKDLLLAAPAGSRATMGLDPGIRTGVKVAVIDGTGKLLDTTTVYPFPPKNDVRGTQAELASLIRKHNVELIAIGNGTGSRETEKLVADMLAALPAPKPTKVIVSEAGASVYSASETAAAEFPQLDVSLRGAVSIARRLQDPLAELVKIEPKSIGVGQYQHDVDQTKLSRSLDAVVEDAVNAVGVDLNTASAPLLSRVSGLGRSIADAIVLHRDQNGAFESRKDLLKVARLGQRTFEQAAGFLRILNGKEPLDASSVHPEAYGVAKKIVAACGRDLRSLMGDSVTLKALDPRKFIDEKFGLPTVKDIIAELDKPGRDPRPSFKTATFAEGIDEIGDLKPGMMLEGTVTNVAAFGAFVDIGVHQDGLVHVSQLADRFIKDPHEIVKAGDVVKVRVVEVDVKRKRIGLSMRKDDGAPAGSLRGESRGNAGSRPQQERRPAPAKPQSQGAFGAALAEAMKRK; this comes from the coding sequence ATGGCCGCTGACCTTCGTTCGCTCGCAGCAAGTATCTCCGCCGAAATCAATGCCCGGCCCGATCAGGCCAAGGCGGCGATCGAGCTGCTGGACGAGGGGGCGACAGTGCCGTTCATCGCGCGCTACCGCAAGGAAGTCACGGGCGGGCTCGACGATACGCAGCTCCGCACGCTGGCTGAGCGTCTCGTCTATCTGCGCGAGCTGGAATCCCGCCGCGATACGATCATCGACTCCATCAACGGCCAGGGCAAGATGACCGACGAGCTCATGGCAAAGCTTGCAGGCGCCGCCACCAAGGCCGAACTGGAAGATCTCTACCTGCCCTACAAGCCGAAGCGCCGCACCCGCGCCGAAATTGCCCGCGAGCGTGGGCTTGGGCCACTCGCCGAAGCGATCCTCGCCGACCGAGCCAAGGAGCCGGCCGCACTTGCAGAAGCCTATATCACCGCCGACGTTGCCGATGTGAAGACCGCCCTTGAAGGCGCGCGCGACATCGTCGCCGAAGGTTTTGCCGAAAATGCCGATCTGCTCGGCAAGCTGCGCGCCCATATGCGCAATGCCGCTCTTCTGAAAGCGAAGGTCGTGGAAGGCAAGGAAGCGGCCGGCGAAAAATTCTCCGATTATTTCGACCATTCCGAACGCTGGGCGACGGCCCCCGGCCACCGCGCGCTCGCCATGCTGCGCGGCTGGAACGAGGAAGTGTTGACGCTGACGATCGAGGCCGATGCCGAGATCGCCTCGCCGAACAAGCCGGTCGAGCGGATGATTGCCGCAGCCTACGAGATTGGTTCGGCGCGCCCCGGCGACCGCTGGCTGATGGATGTCGCAAGCTGGACCTGGCGCGTGAAGCTCTCCATGTCGCTCTCACTCGACCTGATGCGGGAGTTGCGCGAAAGAGCGGAAGAAGAGGCGATCCACGTCTTTGCCCGCAATCTCAAGGATCTCCTGCTGGCAGCGCCCGCGGGCTCTCGCGCCACGATGGGCCTCGATCCGGGCATCCGCACCGGTGTCAAGGTCGCCGTGATCGATGGAACGGGCAAGCTGCTCGATACGACCACCGTCTATCCGTTCCCGCCGAAGAATGACGTGCGCGGCACGCAGGCCGAGCTTGCCTCGCTCATCCGCAAACATAATGTCGAACTGATCGCGATCGGCAACGGCACCGGCAGCCGCGAGACGGAAAAGCTGGTGGCCGATATGCTGGCTGCACTGCCGGCGCCCAAGCCCACCAAGGTCATCGTGTCGGAAGCCGGCGCCTCCGTCTACTCGGCGTCGGAAACCGCAGCGGCAGAATTCCCGCAGCTCGACGTTTCGCTGCGCGGCGCCGTCTCCATCGCCCGTCGCCTGCAGGATCCGCTCGCCGAGCTCGTCAAGATCGAGCCGAAGTCGATCGGCGTCGGTCAGTACCAGCATGATGTCGATCAGACCAAGCTCTCGCGTTCGCTCGACGCTGTCGTGGAAGATGCCGTGAATGCCGTCGGTGTCGATCTCAACACCGCGTCCGCCCCACTCCTGTCACGTGTTTCCGGCCTTGGCCGCTCGATTGCCGATGCCATCGTCCTGCATCGCGACCAGAATGGCGCTTTCGAAAGCCGCAAGGATCTCTTGAAAGTCGCGCGCCTTGGACAGCGCACCTTCGAGCAGGCGGCCGGCTTCCTGCGCATCCTGAATGGCAAGGAGCCGCTCGATGCGTCTTCCGTGCATCCGGAGGCCTATGGCGTGGCAAAGAAGATCGTCGCCGCCTGCGGCCGTGACCTGCGTTCGCTGATGGGCGACAGCGTCACCCTGAAGGCGCTCGACCCGCGTAAGTTTATCGACGAGAAGTTCGGCCTGCCGACGGTCAAGGATATCATTGCCGAGCTGGATAAGCCCGGCCGCGATCCGCGCCCGAGCTTCAAGACCGCGACCTTTGCGGAAGGCATCGATGAAATCGGCGACCTGAAGCCGGGCATGATGCTGGAAGGCACTGTCACCAATGTCGCCGCTTTCGGCGCTTTCGTCGATATCGGCGTGCATCAGGATGGTCTGGTTCATGTTTCGCAGCTCGCCGACCGCTTCATCAAGGATCCTCACGAAATCGTGAAAGCGGGCGACGTGGTCAAGGTGCGGGTGGTCGAAGTCGACGTGAAGCGCAAGCGCATCGGTCTCTCGATGCGCAAGGATGATGGCGCTCCAGCGGGTTCGCTACGCGGTGAGTCGCGAGGAAATGCAGGCTCGCGCCCGCAACAAGAGCGCCGCCCGGCGCCGGCAAAGCCGCAGAGCCAGGGCGCCTTTGGGGCTGCACTTGCCGAAGCGATGAAGCGAAAATAA
- a CDS encoding cyclopropane-fatty-acyl-phospholipid synthase family protein — MASAFLSIVQKIVRKGSLALTLANGETHTVGDGTGEPVAVRLADQEAEDAIRRDPTLKLGEMYMEGRFILEQGNIYDFLELVKQNTTNEIFDFKMAVLLMGRIAMQQLKSRMPVNHNKRNVAHHYDLSEKLFELFLDEDWQYSCAYFDPPGIGLEEAQVAKKRHIAAKLMPQPNQRVLEIGSGWGGMAMYLAESTPGLDVTGITLSEEQLKISRERAEKRGLSDRVRFELQDYRYLTGKKFDRIVSVGMFEHVGIGNYGNFFKKVHELLDDNGVMLLHSIARPKPSFATNAFIEKYIFPQGYIPSIAETLVPLEKAGLLTRDVEVLPLHYAYTLRHWRERFVARKAEAVALYDENFFRMWEFYLAGSEIGFRWDELFIEQIQITKSQFATPDNRNYIPQNEAKLREFEATRPPLEKFTF, encoded by the coding sequence ATGGCGTCGGCATTCTTATCGATTGTCCAAAAAATTGTCCGAAAGGGTTCTTTGGCCCTTACTCTTGCCAACGGCGAGACCCACACGGTTGGCGACGGCACCGGCGAACCGGTTGCCGTGCGTCTTGCCGATCAGGAAGCAGAGGATGCGATCCGTCGCGATCCGACGCTGAAGCTCGGCGAAATGTATATGGAAGGCCGGTTCATTCTCGAACAAGGCAACATTTACGACTTCCTCGAACTGGTGAAGCAGAACACCACCAACGAAATCTTCGATTTCAAGATGGCAGTCCTGCTGATGGGCCGCATCGCCATGCAGCAGCTGAAGAGCCGCATGCCGGTCAATCACAACAAGCGTAATGTCGCCCACCATTACGACCTGTCGGAAAAGCTCTTCGAACTCTTCCTCGATGAGGATTGGCAATATTCCTGCGCCTATTTCGATCCGCCTGGCATTGGCCTTGAGGAAGCGCAGGTCGCCAAGAAGCGCCACATCGCGGCTAAGCTGATGCCGCAGCCGAACCAGCGGGTGCTGGAAATCGGCTCCGGCTGGGGCGGCATGGCCATGTATCTGGCGGAATCCACCCCCGGCCTTGATGTCACCGGCATCACGCTCAGCGAAGAGCAATTGAAGATTTCCCGCGAACGGGCAGAGAAACGCGGTCTTTCCGATCGCGTCCGCTTCGAGCTGCAAGATTATCGGTATCTCACCGGCAAGAAATTCGACCGCATCGTCTCTGTCGGCATGTTTGAACATGTCGGCATCGGCAATTACGGCAACTTCTTCAAGAAGGTGCACGAGCTATTGGATGACAACGGCGTCATGCTGCTGCATTCGATCGCCCGTCCGAAGCCGAGTTTTGCGACCAACGCCTTCATCGAGAAGTATATCTTCCCGCAGGGCTACATTCCCTCGATCGCCGAAACGCTGGTCCCGCTCGAAAAGGCCGGCCTGCTGACCCGTGACGTCGAGGTGCTGCCGCTGCATTATGCCTACACGCTGCGCCACTGGCGTGAGCGCTTCGTGGCCCGCAAGGCAGAGGCCGTCGCACTGTACGACGAGAACTTCTTCCGCATGTGGGAATTCTATCTGGCCGGTTCCGAAATAGGCTTCCGCTGGGACGAACTTTTCATCGAGCAGATCCAGATCACCAAGAGCCAGTTCGCGACGCCTGACAACCGGAATTACATTCCGCAGAACGAGGCGAAGCTTAGGGAGTTCGAGGCGACGCGTCCGCCATTGGAAAAGTTCACCTTCTGA
- a CDS encoding histidine phosphatase family protein — MSAFPEITLVRHGETAWSLSGQHTGRSDIPLTANGEAAARALAPRLAGLSVSAVWSSPSQRARYTCALSGFGEGVIIKPDLAEWDYGAYEGITTKEILSKRPGWQLFRDGCPDGEAAADVGARADRIIAELRQISAPVLIFSSSHFLRVLGARWLGLPPEDGSRFILDTTSISVLGYEHDLTEPVIRRWNQK, encoded by the coding sequence ATGAGCGCATTTCCCGAAATCACTCTCGTACGCCATGGCGAAACGGCATGGTCGCTGTCCGGCCAGCATACCGGCCGCAGCGATATTCCGCTCACCGCCAATGGCGAAGCTGCGGCCCGCGCGCTTGCTCCGCGGCTTGCGGGTCTTTCCGTCTCCGCGGTCTGGTCGAGCCCTTCGCAGCGAGCCCGTTACACCTGCGCGCTTTCGGGTTTCGGGGAAGGGGTGATCATCAAGCCCGATCTCGCCGAATGGGACTATGGCGCTTACGAAGGCATCACGACCAAGGAAATCCTCTCGAAGCGCCCCGGCTGGCAGCTTTTTCGCGATGGTTGCCCGGATGGCGAAGCAGCAGCCGATGTCGGCGCCCGTGCCGATCGCATCATCGCGGAGCTTCGGCAGATCAGTGCGCCGGTCCTGATCTTTTCGAGCTCGCATTTCCTGCGTGTGCTCGGCGCCCGCTGGCTCGGCCTGCCGCCGGAAGATGGCTCCCGTTTCATTCTGGATACGACGAGCATCAGTGTTCTCGGCTATGAGCACGATTTGACCGAACCGGTCATTCGCCGCTGGAACCAGAAGTAA
- a CDS encoding MipA/OmpV family protein — protein sequence MFNRSVVSISLAIALVSFGTASAQEGGHWWSGDWYLKVGVSGFSAPKFEGASSNEFKFSPLISMGRQGPGPRFSSRNDNPSFALVDNSGFRAGIVGRYVPQRDQDDDSDLRGLKKVKWGAEIGGFAEVYPTDWLRARAELRQGIRSHDGLVADVALDAFTDIAPDLQLSGGPRATFATSGYFHSYYGVNEAQSAASGLKPYDPSGGIQSYGAGTALTWNATENLSTSAFAEYKRLAGPAADSSLVRERGSKNQFLIGVSASYKFNFTLN from the coding sequence GTGTTTAATCGATCTGTCGTATCGATCTCTTTAGCTATTGCCCTTGTTTCTTTCGGCACCGCGTCTGCTCAGGAAGGCGGCCACTGGTGGTCCGGTGACTGGTATCTGAAGGTCGGTGTATCAGGCTTTTCCGCTCCGAAGTTCGAGGGGGCGTCGAGCAACGAATTCAAGTTCAGCCCGCTGATCTCGATGGGCCGCCAGGGTCCCGGTCCGCGCTTTTCCTCGCGCAATGACAATCCTTCTTTCGCGCTCGTCGATAATAGCGGTTTTCGCGCCGGTATCGTTGGCCGCTACGTGCCGCAGCGTGACCAAGATGACGACAGCGATCTGCGCGGCCTGAAGAAGGTCAAATGGGGTGCCGAAATCGGTGGCTTCGCCGAAGTCTATCCGACCGACTGGCTGCGTGCCCGCGCCGAACTGCGCCAGGGTATCCGCTCCCATGACGGCCTCGTGGCCGACGTGGCGCTCGATGCCTTCACCGATATCGCGCCCGACCTGCAACTGTCAGGCGGCCCGCGTGCCACCTTTGCAACGAGCGGCTATTTTCATTCCTATTACGGCGTCAATGAAGCGCAGTCGGCTGCAAGCGGGCTGAAGCCTTATGATCCCTCGGGCGGCATCCAGTCCTACGGTGCCGGCACTGCGCTCACCTGGAACGCGACGGAGAATCTGTCGACGAGCGCCTTTGCGGAATACAAGCGCCTCGCCGGTCCGGCGGCTGACAGCAGCCTTGTGCGCGAGCGTGGTTCCAAGAACCAGTTCCTGATCGGCGTGTCCGCAAGCTACAAGTTCAATTTCACGCTGAACTGA
- the ubiA gene encoding 4-hydroxybenzoate octaprenyltransferase, with protein sequence MQQIDGLNGRVADAPSDNWVYRILPPWLWPYAQLARWDRPIGWQLLMWPCFWSVTLAANAAIEPRVFSGALLLYHLFLYFLGAVAMRGAGCTYNDLVDHEIDMQVARTRSRPLPSGRVNRRQAKIFIGLQALVGLFVLLQFNWFAVLLGVLSLGIVALYPFAKRFTDWPQFFLGLAFSWGALMGWAGIFGTLAFPAILLYAASVVWTIGYDTIYAHQDKEDDELIGVRSTARLFGDRTHLALIGLYGLTLVLMFLSFALAGVGLLAFIGLLIAAGMFAWQIRTLDINDGTQCLALFKSNTRVGLIIFLGLFVSLLFAIP encoded by the coding sequence ATGCAACAGATTGACGGTCTTAACGGGCGCGTTGCCGATGCGCCTTCGGATAACTGGGTTTATCGGATCCTGCCGCCCTGGCTGTGGCCCTATGCGCAGCTTGCGCGCTGGGACCGGCCGATCGGCTGGCAGCTCCTCATGTGGCCGTGCTTCTGGTCGGTGACGCTCGCTGCCAATGCGGCAATCGAACCGCGCGTCTTCTCCGGCGCCCTGCTGCTCTATCATCTGTTTCTGTATTTCCTCGGAGCGGTCGCCATGCGCGGCGCCGGCTGCACTTATAATGACCTTGTCGACCACGAGATCGACATGCAGGTGGCGCGCACCCGCTCGCGTCCGCTGCCGTCCGGTCGCGTGAACCGCCGTCAGGCGAAGATTTTCATCGGCCTGCAGGCGCTGGTCGGCCTGTTCGTGTTACTGCAGTTCAACTGGTTTGCCGTCCTTCTGGGTGTGCTGTCGCTCGGTATTGTCGCGCTCTATCCGTTTGCCAAACGCTTTACCGACTGGCCGCAATTCTTCCTCGGTCTCGCCTTTTCCTGGGGTGCGCTCATGGGTTGGGCGGGGATTTTCGGCACTCTGGCCTTCCCGGCCATCCTCCTTTATGCCGCTTCCGTCGTCTGGACGATCGGTTACGACACGATCTACGCCCACCAGGACAAGGAGGATGACGAGCTGATAGGGGTTCGTTCCACCGCCCGGCTGTTCGGCGACCGCACGCACCTGGCGCTTATCGGCCTCTATGGCCTGACGCTCGTACTGATGTTCCTGTCCTTCGCACTTGCTGGCGTCGGACTTCTCGCCTTCATCGGTCTGCTGATCGCGGCCGGCATGTTTGCCTGGCAGATCAGGACGCTCGATATCAATGACGGCACCCAGTGCTTAGCGCTCTTCAAATCGAACACTCGCGTCGGGCTGATTATTTTCCTTGGCCTGTTCGTTTCGCTGCTGTTCGCCATTCCTTGA
- a CDS encoding DUF6101 family protein codes for MKNTVLKPVWAGTTLRLDPSRFPQQVSYAIHDDAGDVSITIDERGAVLRKILPSSGLPLSIALPRRVFKGVAARAIDHGNGEVTVTLELHHEDPELCIPLLVAHDLGDIAADWRSWSEAFGIPMLMVEADGVARPLEEHLGGLRTSEMKPRRRHSYFANRRPRFLVRRTTGKLGVIMKIEGKEIIARN; via the coding sequence ATGAAGAATACCGTTCTGAAGCCCGTCTGGGCTGGCACGACATTGCGTCTTGATCCGTCTCGCTTTCCGCAGCAGGTGAGCTATGCCATCCACGACGATGCCGGTGACGTCAGCATAACGATCGACGAACGCGGCGCTGTCCTGCGCAAGATCCTCCCCTCCAGCGGCCTGCCGCTCTCCATCGCCCTGCCGCGTCGTGTTTTCAAGGGCGTTGCGGCCCGCGCGATCGACCACGGCAACGGCGAAGTCACTGTGACGCTCGAATTGCATCATGAAGATCCGGAACTCTGCATTCCGCTGCTCGTCGCCCATGATCTCGGCGATATTGCCGCCGACTGGCGCAGCTGGTCGGAAGCCTTCGGCATTCCGATGCTGATGGTGGAAGCCGACGGCGTCGCCCGCCCGCTCGAGGAGCATCTCGGCGGCCTGCGCACCAGCGAAATGAAGCCGCGCCGTCGCCATTCCTATTTCGCAAACCGTCGCCCGCGCTTCCTCGTGCGTCGCACGACCGGCAAGCTCGGCGTCATCATGAAGATCGAGGGCAAGGAAATCATCGCCCGCAACTGA